AAAAAAATGAATTCCATTGGTAAGCGACTAGAACAATACACCGCTAAACGCCCCAAAGAAGTCTTGATTGTAATAGTGGAAATTGCTGATGAGCAAGATACAATTGCTATTTTCAAAGGCTTTTCTAGTTCTTTGATGCGCCCAACGGCATTTGATGCAGATGTACCAGTTCTGCCAGTTGGGGCAAACATCCTCAACATTGACCGAGTAGCCAGTCCTTACAATCCTGAAGCACCCCGTTATATTCAACAAGGACTCTCTTGGGAAGCTATGGAAACTCTATTATCAGAAGTAGAAGTCTAACTATTTAATTGAGCAGTTATGCGGAACTGCTAAAATGGGCAGATGGTGGTGTAATTAACTAAAATGCCTACTGCTGCTCAAGTAGCAAGTTTGTATCGTATTAGTTATCAACTGACGTACATCATGCTTCAGCCCACATATCTCATTTGTGTTGATAATCGGACTCGTAATGTATACATTCTTGCTGGGTATGACGAAGAGATTGAATTCCAGATTTTACCCAACGGAGAGTTGTCTGATGAGCCGAATTAATTACGATTTAATGTCTGATGTTGAATTGAAACAGTATTTTCTCAAGCATCGGGGAGATCAAGCTGCTTTTCAAGCATACTTGGACAGGATTAATCAGCGTCCGCGTAGGATTGTCGCAAGCCCCAACGATCCCGATTTTGATGAGAAGGTTCAAGCAGCGATTCGCCAAAAGCTAGAAGCCGCTAGAAGCAGTAGTCAGCATAATACTGCGTCTGAGCAGACTGACCAAGAGTGAATTCGTAATTCGTAATTTTGTTTGCGGAAACGTTGACTTTCAGATTGTTGATGGAACTTTTTGGAGATATAACCGAGAGAACACCTTTAGAGTGCGATAATAAAAATTGCCTTAGATTGCTACAGAGGTGAAACTAATGACTTCTTTATCGAATTCAAATGAACCACTTGAACGGGTAGATATAGCTCTTTTTGATTCACGATATGAAGGATTTGATGCTTCTGTAGCTCAAGAGCTAGCAGAATTACTTCAAAAAGCATATAAGCAGTTTGATCAGTTTGTTGCTGACGAAAAAGCAAAGAAGCCGCTTGTGCAAAGAAGCAAACTACAGCTTGGTGGAAATTACCAGTTGAGGAGTGAGCTTTACGAGAACGGTATCCCCTTTGGTTTTGTTGCTTCTAAAGCCAGCAGTAATGATGTATTTGTCGTTTTTCGTGGCACAAAAACTTTTGCTGAGTGGTTTAAAGATGCCAATATTCCGCTTGTTTCCTATAGTGACGGCAAAAATCGAGAAGGGAATATTTTGAGAGTGGTTGGGGAATCAATACAACTAATCGAGTCTCCAATTTTGATTCCAAACACTAATGGTTTTGGTCGTGTAACGGTAGGTTTTAGGCAAATATACACCGCCTTACGCCAAGCGATGATTGACGCACTTAACCTCTGTGATAAAGATTCCCGGATTTTTGTAACAGGACACAGCCTTGGTGGTGCATTAGCAACTTTAGCGCTTCCAGATATTCTCACTAACACCCAATTTAATAAGCTTAGAGAAGTTACTTTATATACTTTTGCCAGTCCCCGATGTGGAGACAGAGAATTTGCTATTAAGTTTCAAGACATAGGTATAAGGCATTGGAGAATTGCTAATACTGAAGATTTTGTAACGATGATTCCGTTTCCTACAGGAAATATTTTCAAAGCAACAAGAGCATTACCCCCAGATCAAGAAGAGCTAGCAATTGGGGATGGAGAAGTGACCTCAAAAATAGATAAACCAAGAAATCCAAATCCACTTTTTGGTTTCTTTGAGGCAATGTATAACCGAAGCGGGGAAATATATAACAATCGAAAAAGAAGGATGCCAGATTACGTGCATACAGGCACACCAGTTTGTTTTACGATTCATGCAGCCGCTTTAGAACAGCACCATAATTTAGAAGAAATTTATATGCGTGGAATCTTGAGATTTAAGTAGAGTTTCTTCACTGCAAGATTATATTGTGAGGGAAGGGTAATTTCTAGGTTACGGAGGAATCTTGTAGTGCAAATCATTGCCACTATCAGCGTTATATTTGTTGCGGTCGTGCATATTATTATCTCAGTAGTAGAAATATTTTTGTGGGGAAATCCTTTTGTTCATCAAAGGCTTGGATTTACAGCCGACGGTGCAGAGCTAGTGGCTCCAATTGTTAAAAATGCAGGACTATATAACAGCTTTATTGCCGCTGGCTTAATCTGGGGAGCATTTGCTAAAAGCGATTTCCTATCAGTTCGGGTCTTCTTTCTGGTATGTGTTGTGATTGCAGGTATCTTTGGCGCATTAACTCTAAAAAAGACAACTTTTGTACTTCAGACACTTCCTGCATCCATTGCGTTGATTTTTGTTTGGTTGGCTTTTATTGAAGCCAAGGGATAAGTCTAACAAAACGAGTAGAGACAAAGATGAGAAGCAGTGCAGTCTAACAACCTTATTTCAACGGACGGTATAAATATCTCGGTAGTGAGGCAAAGGTTAACATCTGCCGATGAACATGATCGTTACCTTTAAGCAAGCAAGCCACAGTTCTGTCTAAATTGCCATCTAAAACTGTCTTCTCTATGAGAGGGCGAACGATTTTGAAGAATTATTTTAACTTTTGAATTTACAAAATGTCCCGTTCTGGATACACACTTCCCGTTTTTGCCTGCGCTGCTGCTGTTGCAGCTTTACATTGGTTACGCGATCGCAAACCCCTAACTTTTGCCTCTATAGATTTGATTGAACCCGCTCAAATCGCCGAAATCCCAATTGAACAGGTAGCAGGGCTATCTGAGAATACAGCTTTAGCAATAACTCGCAGCGATCCTGGTGATAATCTCGATTTGACTAAAAATACACCGATTTGGGCATTGGTGGAATGGCGAGAACAGGGTGATGATGCTGTAATTATTAAAGGTGGCGAAGGGATTGGTAGGCAATTAAATGCTGATGACAAACCTGCTATTTATGCTTACGCTCAAAGGCTCTTAAAAGAAAACTTACAACGGCTGCTAGCACCTGGGGAAAAAATCACGGTGACGATTATTCTACCTGAAGGGCGATCGCTAGCTGTTCGGACTTCAAATTCTGCTTTTGGTGTGGTTGAAGGACTTTCGCTTTTAGGCACAACTGGTATTTCTCAACCCTTAAGTACACCCGATCAGCTTGCAGTTTTTCGGGGGGAATTACAAAATAAAGCTAGTCGTTTTGAGAGTTTAGTATTCTGTATCGGCGAGAATGGCCTAGATTTGGCGCGTAAACTAGGGATTAATCCTGAACAATTGGTCAAAACTGCTAACTGGCTTGGCCCAATGTTAGTAGAAGCTGATGTGCTAGGCGTGAAAGAAATCTTATTATTTGGCTATCACGGGAAACTGATGAAGTTGGCGGGGGGAATTTTTCACACTCATCACTACTTGGCTGATGGAAGGCGAGAAATTTTGGCAGCGCACTGTGCGATCGCAGGTTTAAAATCACCTGATATCCAAGTTGTGTTTAATAGTGCTACCGCCGAAGCAGCCTTAACATACCTAAAATCGCTTGATGCTGCAACCGGTAGTGATTGGGTAAATCAAGTTTACAATGCGATCGCAGAAACCATTGATGTTCGTTCTCAAGAATACATTCAAAGCCATAGCGAAAAGGGCACAGCAGTTACAGTCTGTGGCTCGATTCTGTTTGATCGCGATCGCAAAATTATCGTGAAGAGTAAAACTGCTGGTCTGTTAATGGGAAAATTATGTTAATTTATTATGAATAATCGTAAACAATTCAAATAAATAATCTTTTAAGTAACCACTCTAGGGTAAGTTTATCGTTCTAATACCATCTCCGACTACCGGACTAGACAAACGCACATAACCTCGCGTTTGTCTAGGGCTTCTATACCATTATCAACCTAACCAGGCTGAATAATAGCATCACCATAGACCACAAAGCATCTACCCTTAGCAGATATAACACTCCCGTCATGAATACAGCGGTGACTCTACCAACTGAACAAGCGCCCCAAACATTGGAAAATGTTGGGCGGCTCAATCGCCAATTGATTGTAATTCTAGACTTCGGCTCTCAATATTCTGAATTGATTGCCCGTCGCATCCGCGAGACTCAAGTATACTCTGAAGTTTTATCCTATCGCACTACTTCGGAACAATTACGCCAACTAAATCCCAAGGGAATCATCCTCTCTGGTGGGCCGAGTTCGGTTTATGGTGATAACGCTCCCCATTGTCACCCAGAAATCTGGAATTTGGGAATACCCGTCTTGGGTGTTTGCTATGGGATGCAGCTAATGGTAAACCAACTCGGTGGGGAAGTGGCAAAGGCTGACCGAGGTGAGTACGGCAAAGCATCATTATATATTGACGATCCCACAGATTTGCTAACTAATGTTGAAGATGGCACTACCATGTGGATGAGTCACGGAGACTCTGTTACCCAAATGCCATCAGGGTTTGAATTGCTGGCACATACAGAAAATACCCCCTGTGCTGCGATCGCCGATCACGAAAGGAAACTTTACGGGGTTCAATTCCATCCAGAGGTGGTGCATTCTCTTGGCGGAATTGCATTAATCCGTAATTTTGTCTATCATATCTGCGATTGCGAACCGACTTGGACAACTGCGGCTTTTGTTGAAGAGGCGATTCGGGAAATTCGCACCAGAGTTGGTGAGAAGCGGGTGCTATTGGCGCTGTCTGGGGGAGTTGATTCTTCAACCCTGGCGTTCTTGCTCTATAAAGCCATTGGTGAACAACTAACTTGCGTCTTTATCGATCAAGGCTTTATGCGAAAGTATGAGCCGGAGCGATTGGTAAAGCTGTTCCAAGAGCAGTTTCACATTCCTGTAGAGTATGTAAATGCCCGCGATCGCTTTTTAGCTAAGGTTGCTGGTGTTACAGATCCTGAAGAAAAACGCCGCCGCATTGGACATGAGTTTATCAATGTATTTGAGGAAACCTCCAAGCGCCTCGGTCACTTTGACTATCTGGCTCAAGGGACTCTTTACCCAGATGTGATCGAATCTGCTGATACTAACGCTGATCCCCAAACTGGTGAGCGGGTAGCGGTGAAAATTAAGAGTCATCACAATGTTGGCGGTTTGCCCAAAGACCTAAGATTTAAATTGGTGGAACCACTGCGGAAACTATTTAAAGATGAAGTCCGCAAAGTTGGGCGTTCCATCGGTTTACCAGAAGAAATTGTCCAACGACAACCTTTTCCTGGTCCTGGTTTGGCAATTCGCATTCTGGGCGAAGTGACATCCGATCGGTTAAATATTTTGCGCGATGCTGATTTGATTGTGCGGCAAGAAATTAACCAACGCGGTATGTATCATGATTTTTGGCAAGCATTTGCTGTATTGCTACCAATTCGTAGTGTTGGCGTTATGGGCGATCAACGTACTTACGCTTACCCCATCGTCTTGCGGATTGTCACCAGTGAAGATGGCATGACTGCTGATTGGGCAAGAGTGCCTTACGATGTCCTGGAAGTGATTTCCACGCGAATTGTGAATGAGGTGAAAGGGGTGAATCGGGTGGTTTATGACATCACATCTAAGCCGCCTGGAACCATTGAATGGGAGTAATCAAATTCATCACCGAATTTTGGATTTTGGATTAAAAGATTCAAAATTCAAAATTTTTTATATCTCTTTAATTATTGCTCCTTCCCTCTTCTCTGCAAGATGCTCTGTGTTCACGTAGTCTCTTGTAGAGAAGGCGTACTTGGCGGTTTGTTTAAAATTCAGTGCATCTTTATAGCGAATTGGTATTAGTAATAAAACAGTAACTAATTAGCAAAATGATTCGTTGAACTCTAAGAGGTTGTTTGAAAAGTTTTTTTGTATACGCCCAACCCTTGGAGATCCCCCTAAATCCCCCTTAAAAAGGGGGACTTTGATTCCGGTTCCCCCCTTAAAAAGGGGGGGTAGGGGGGATCTCCAAGTGCCTAAAATCACAGCTAACTACTTTTCAAACAACCTCTAACTATTCGTTAAAGTGAATCTTTTAAATGTAAATAAATTTAAACATAAACATAATTTTATCTAGTCGAGAATTATAAATGCCAGGGAATAATTAACCATCAGGTTGGGCAAATTGAGTTATTGTCTAGAAAAGTAGGCGCGATCGCAGTAAAATTACCAATGGTGTGGTTACAGAGAAAAAACCAGCATCTCATTAGAAATAATTTTCATTTAATCAACGTTAATGGAGATGTTATGGAACCTGCTCTGCCCCTTGCTGGCTTAAACATCCTCGTAGTTGATGATGATGACGATAGCCGCTTTTACATTACCACCGTGTTAGAAGCTGATGGAGCAAGTATCATGGCAGTTGCATCGGCGGCGGTAGCATTGAAAGTACTACCTGAGTTACAGCCAGATGTTTTAATTTGTGATATTGCTATGCCTGGTGAAGATGGCTACACCCTCATTCGTAAAATCCGGGCGCTGAATCCTGATATTTTGGGAAGAATCCCTGCGATCGCCTTAACTGCTTATGGCGATAGCGAGTATCGTAGCCGTGCGCTAGAAGCGGGCTTTCAGACTCATGTGGCTAAACCAGTTGATCCGGGAGAACTAGTTGCGATCGTCGCTAATTTGCTTGCTTCTTATAAGAGTTAATACAGAAATGCTGTTATTTGTCGGTGGTCATTTCTTCTTTGCCTTACATAGCGGTTCCCATTCAAATGTGGTACAACATCATCTCGTAAGGTGTAGGGGCAATTCATGAATTGCCCCTACTGGTGTTAGTTCGCTCCAGTCTCAAAGCTAATTTGCTCAGACTTATATGCTGGTGGCTCGATGTGAATTAAAATCCTGACTGGACGGAACTTTTCTTCTAATCGGCTTTCTACTTCTTCGGTGATGTGGTGGGCAGTTTCTACGTCTGGTGCATCTACTATTAAATGCATTTCAATGAACACTTGACGACCAAGAACACCGCGAGAAGCGATCGCATGACAGTTAATTACACCTGGAACAGAGGTAGCAATCGCATGAATTACTTCTGGTGCGATCGCCATTTGATCTACAAGCCAAGGCAAGTTCTCTTTTAAAACTGACCAACCACTCCAAAATACCAACAACGCGACAGGAAAAGCTAACACCAGATCCATCCATTGATAACCTAACCAAACTCCGATCAAGCCAGCAATTACAGAGATTGTCACCCAAATGTCGCTCATGGTATGCGTAGCGTCAGCGATCAGAATCGAGCTACCTACCCGCTTACCTACAGCACGTTCATAAAACGCCACAAAAATATTCACACCCAGGACAATTAGTAATAACCACAACTCAGGGGGTGATATTCTCACAGGTTCACCACCACCTTTGAGAATTCGCTCCATTGCTCCTTGCAAAATTTCAAAACAGGCTATTCCTAAAAATGAGGCAATTCCTAAAGCTCCCACAGCTTCAAACTTGCCGTGTCCGTAGGGATGCTCGCGATCGGGTTGTGGAGAAGAAAATTTACTCGCAATTAATCCTAAAACGTTGTTGGCGCTATCTGTCACACTATGCAAGGCATCAGCTAGCAAACTCAAGGAACCTGTCCAGTAACCCACAACTGCTTTCAATCCCAGTACAAACAGATTGAGTAGTAAGGTAATAATTAAAACCTTTCGCACTTCGGCGCGGTTATCGTAAATCATGAATAATTTATTACATCAAGTTCTATGACTTCTAATGTAAAACTTAAAACATAAATAAACACAAATCAAATGTATCAAAGTCTTACGCAGTAAGAATTAAGTCTCTCTATAGGAGCTATATTTTATACTGTTTTATTGAGATTATTTATAACTAACAACAGCTACAAGGTTTATAGCTATTAGTAATGCCTTGACAGATAACAGCGTATTTTTAGCATTAATTCCAGGAATATTTTAATTAATTAATTTTGTTATTCATATATCCAGCCAGTCCAAACCGAATTGTATTCAAAGATATTATGACGACCATTAGCACTCTGTACTAACTCAGGATAAATTACGAGCTTAGGAAGTTTTATTTACTACCTTATAAAAATGATGAAGCTTACGCTTTATTTATCAAATTGTCAATATTTGAGTAGTGAAATCAAAAAACACTTACAGGTTTTGGAATAATTAGTAAATCTATAGGTAAGTTTTCACGTTCTCCTTCTAAAAGTAAATTCACAAGCCAGAGAATGGGTGAACATTTGATACTCTTATGAGTTTGAGTAAGAACTTGAGCAATATAATTCCAAAGGTCAATTTTCCTCAGACGACAAGTTTCAACCACGAATACTATGAATA
This genomic interval from Nostoc sp. KVJ3 contains the following:
- a CDS encoding DUF6888 family protein, producing the protein MPTAAQVASLYRISYQLTYIMLQPTYLICVDNRTRNVYILAGYDEEIEFQILPNGELSDEPN
- a CDS encoding DUF6887 family protein; this encodes MSRINYDLMSDVELKQYFLKHRGDQAAFQAYLDRINQRPRRIVASPNDPDFDEKVQAAIRQKLEAARSSSQHNTASEQTDQE
- a CDS encoding lipase family protein, whose translation is MTSLSNSNEPLERVDIALFDSRYEGFDASVAQELAELLQKAYKQFDQFVADEKAKKPLVQRSKLQLGGNYQLRSELYENGIPFGFVASKASSNDVFVVFRGTKTFAEWFKDANIPLVSYSDGKNREGNILRVVGESIQLIESPILIPNTNGFGRVTVGFRQIYTALRQAMIDALNLCDKDSRIFVTGHSLGGALATLALPDILTNTQFNKLREVTLYTFASPRCGDREFAIKFQDIGIRHWRIANTEDFVTMIPFPTGNIFKATRALPPDQEELAIGDGEVTSKIDKPRNPNPLFGFFEAMYNRSGEIYNNRKRRMPDYVHTGTPVCFTIHAAALEQHHNLEEIYMRGILRFK
- a CDS encoding DUF1304 domain-containing protein, encoding MQIIATISVIFVAVVHIIISVVEIFLWGNPFVHQRLGFTADGAELVAPIVKNAGLYNSFIAAGLIWGAFAKSDFLSVRVFFLVCVVIAGIFGALTLKKTTFVLQTLPASIALIFVWLAFIEAKG
- the cbiD gene encoding cobalt-precorrin-5B (C(1))-methyltransferase CbiD gives rise to the protein MSRSGYTLPVFACAAAVAALHWLRDRKPLTFASIDLIEPAQIAEIPIEQVAGLSENTALAITRSDPGDNLDLTKNTPIWALVEWREQGDDAVIIKGGEGIGRQLNADDKPAIYAYAQRLLKENLQRLLAPGEKITVTIILPEGRSLAVRTSNSAFGVVEGLSLLGTTGISQPLSTPDQLAVFRGELQNKASRFESLVFCIGENGLDLARKLGINPEQLVKTANWLGPMLVEADVLGVKEILLFGYHGKLMKLAGGIFHTHHYLADGRREILAAHCAIAGLKSPDIQVVFNSATAEAALTYLKSLDAATGSDWVNQVYNAIAETIDVRSQEYIQSHSEKGTAVTVCGSILFDRDRKIIVKSKTAGLLMGKLC
- the guaA gene encoding glutamine-hydrolyzing GMP synthase encodes the protein MNTAVTLPTEQAPQTLENVGRLNRQLIVILDFGSQYSELIARRIRETQVYSEVLSYRTTSEQLRQLNPKGIILSGGPSSVYGDNAPHCHPEIWNLGIPVLGVCYGMQLMVNQLGGEVAKADRGEYGKASLYIDDPTDLLTNVEDGTTMWMSHGDSVTQMPSGFELLAHTENTPCAAIADHERKLYGVQFHPEVVHSLGGIALIRNFVYHICDCEPTWTTAAFVEEAIREIRTRVGEKRVLLALSGGVDSSTLAFLLYKAIGEQLTCVFIDQGFMRKYEPERLVKLFQEQFHIPVEYVNARDRFLAKVAGVTDPEEKRRRIGHEFINVFEETSKRLGHFDYLAQGTLYPDVIESADTNADPQTGERVAVKIKSHHNVGGLPKDLRFKLVEPLRKLFKDEVRKVGRSIGLPEEIVQRQPFPGPGLAIRILGEVTSDRLNILRDADLIVRQEINQRGMYHDFWQAFAVLLPIRSVGVMGDQRTYAYPIVLRIVTSEDGMTADWARVPYDVLEVISTRIVNEVKGVNRVVYDITSKPPGTIEWE
- a CDS encoding response regulator, whose protein sequence is MEPALPLAGLNILVVDDDDDSRFYITTVLEADGASIMAVASAAVALKVLPELQPDVLICDIAMPGEDGYTLIRKIRALNPDILGRIPAIALTAYGDSEYRSRALEAGFQTHVAKPVDPGELVAIVANLLASYKS
- a CDS encoding cation diffusion facilitator family transporter; this encodes MIYDNRAEVRKVLIITLLLNLFVLGLKAVVGYWTGSLSLLADALHSVTDSANNVLGLIASKFSSPQPDREHPYGHGKFEAVGALGIASFLGIACFEILQGAMERILKGGGEPVRISPPELWLLLIVLGVNIFVAFYERAVGKRVGSSILIADATHTMSDIWVTISVIAGLIGVWLGYQWMDLVLAFPVALLVFWSGWSVLKENLPWLVDQMAIAPEVIHAIATSVPGVINCHAIASRGVLGRQVFIEMHLIVDAPDVETAHHITEEVESRLEEKFRPVRILIHIEPPAYKSEQISFETGAN